A stretch of DNA from Gimesia chilikensis:
TTCTCACCTATGCCGGGAATTCGCAGGCAGGCGACTTCCAGCTGTATGTCAATGGAGCGCCACAGGAACTGGAGGTCAAACTCGATTATCTGACCGGCGGGTTCGCGTTTCCTGCGCCGTTTGTGTTCGGTGCCTATCACGATCGCGATTACTTTCGCGGGCTGATTGACGATTTCCGAATCTACCGAACGCAGCTGACTCCAGACTGGGTGACCCTCGACCTGGTGCGAGAGTCGGTCCCCGAAATTCTGAAGATTCCTGTCGGCAAACGAAGTGCAGGCCAGCAGCTGAAAGTGTCACGCTATTTCATGACGTATCGGGCGCCGACGGAGTACCGTCTCGCTTTCTTTAATTTGCGGTCTCTGAAAGAAAAACAGTTCGCCTTGGAACGTCGTCTGCCAACCAGCATGGTGATGCGGGAGCAGGATGAAATGCAGCCCACCTTTGTGCTCATGCGAGGCGAATACGACAAACCGGGCGAACAGGTCTCTGCCGACATTCCGGCCAGCCTGGGAACGTTGTCCGCCGACCTTCCCCGCAATCGACTGGGGCTGGCCCGCTGGCTCGTCGATCCGGCGAATCCGTTGACGGCCCGGGTGATCGTGAACCGCTACTGGCAGATGTATTTCGGGAACGGCCTGGTCAAGACGACCGAAGACTTCGGTTCACAGGGTTCCTGGCCAACGCATCCCGAACTGCTCGACTGGCTGGCGACCGAGTTCATTCGCACGGGCTGGGATGTAAAACGGCTGCAGAAGCTGATCGTCACATCCGCGACCTACCGGCAGTCATCGCATGTCTCGCCTGCTTTGTTGAAAGCGGATCCCGAGAATCAGTTACTGGCGCGGGCGGCCCGGTTGCGTCTGCCTGCGGAGATGATTCGCGATCAGGCACTGTCTGTCTCCGGTCTGCTTCGTCCCGAGATCGGTGGGCCTTCGGTCAAACCCTATCAACCTCAAGGAGTCTGGAAGGAGATCGCCAGTCAGGTCTATGAACCGGGTACCGGAGCCGAACTGTATCGCCGGAGTATGTATACCTACTGGAAACGCACCGTGCCTCCCCCGACGATGGCGACCTTCGATGCGCCGTCCCGGGAGACCTGCATCGTCAAACGTTCGCGGACCAATACGCCGCTGCAGGCTCTCGCGCTGCTCAATGATGTGACCTATGTCGAGGCGTCCCGCAAGCTGGCCGAGCGGATGCTCAAACTAAAAGTCCAGACGCCGGCGGAACGGATTCGTTTCGCGATGCGGGTTGTGCTGGCGCGTGAGCCGAGCGACCGCGAGCTGGATATCTTTCTTAAAGGATGGGAGCGTTACCACAGCCGTTTTGCAGCGCAGCCTGAAGCGGCGCGGAAGTTCCTCGACGTGGGTGAGTCGCGGTCGGCGATTCAGTACGATCCCGCGGAGCACGCCGCTTACACGGTGATTGCCAGTCTGATATTAAACCTGGACGAGACCATTAACAGGGAATAACCAATGCAGAACATGACAGATCAACTGACAATGCAGGTCAATCGCCGGTCATTTCTGCGCCAGAATACCGCCGGTGTGGGGCTGGCGGCACTCGCGACGCTGCTTCAGGAATCACAGGCAGAAAATCTGCGGGCGGCTGAACCAAAGCCGACTGTTACCAGCGGTCTGCACTTTCCGGCACGGGCGAAACGGGTGATCTACCTGAGTCAGTCGGGGGCACCTTCGCAGCTCGATCTGTTCGACTATAAACCGGGCCTGAAGAAGTTTCACAAGACAGAACTCCCAGATTCGATCCGCCAGGGCCAGCGGCTGACGGGGATGACCTCCGGCCAGAAGAGCTTTCCGATCGCTGCGTCGATGTTCAAGTTCGCCCAGCTGGGAGAGTCCGGCACCTGGATGAGCGAACTGCTGCCGCACACCGCGAAAATTGCCGACGAGATCTGCGTGGTCAAATCGCTGTTCACCGAAGCCATCAACCACGATCCCGCGATTACGTTTCTGCAGACCGGCAGTATTCAGGCGGGACGCCCCAGTATGGGGTCGTGGATATCATATGGACTGGGGAGCGAGAACCGGGATCTGCCGACGTTTGTGGCGTTGACTTCAGGAGCCGGCGGACAGCCTCTGTATGATCGTCTCTGGGGGAGCGGGTTTCTGCCCACGAAACATCAGGGAGTGAAGTTCCGACGTTCCAGTGATCCGGTGCTGTTTCTCTCGAATCCGCCGGGGATCGACTCCGAGCTGCGACGCGAGATGCTGGATGAACTGGGAACGCTGAATCGGATCGCGCTGGAGGAAAAAGGTGATCCCGAAATCGCGACCCGCATCTCCCAGTACGAACTTGCGTTTCGGATGCAGACTTCGGTTCCGGAACTGGCCGATCTGTCGCAGGAATCAGCCGAGACCTTTGACCTCTACGGAGAACAGGCGAAACAACCGGGCACGTACGCCGCGAACTGTCTGCTGGCCCGGCGTCTGGCAGAACGGGGCGTGCGGTTCATTCAACTATATCACCGGGGCTGGGATCATCATCTCAACCTGCCCAGTAAGATTAAGCAGCTGACCGGAGAGACCGACCAGGCGACGGCGGCGTTGATTCTTGATCTCAAACAACGGGGCATGCTGGATGACACGCTGGTGGTCTGGGCGGGAGAATTTGGTCGGACCGTTTACTGCCAGGGAACGCTCACCGCGTCGAATTATGGCCGCGATCATCACCCGCGGTGTTTCACAGTCTGGGCTGCGGGCGGCGGAATGAAACCCGGGATGACCTACGGGGCGACCGACGACTTCAGTTATAACATCACCGAAAACCCGCTGCCCGTGCATGACTTGAATGCGACGATCCTGCACTGCCTGGGGATCGATCACAAAAAACTGACGTTCAAATTCCAGGGCCGCGACTACCGCCTGACCGACGTGCACGGAAACGTGGCACAGCCTCTGTTGAGTTAACCTCTTGCTGCTCCATCAATAATCAGCTGGAGTCCAAGCCTCAGTCAGCCGATTCTGAAAAATGCGGGAACTTGACTGTGCCGACATGCGTCATTGAGTGAGACCGTCGCCGGCTCTGCCGGGACGCTGCATCGCAATTCACTATCTGACAAGGAGTTCAAGAGATGAAACGCTGGTCTGTTCCTCTGTTGATCGTGCTGGTTGTCGTCAGTCTGGTTTCCAACAGCTTGTGGAGTGCGCCTGAGGCGGAGTCGGAACAGGACAAAGTGCAGGCTCTGCTGAAACGCATCGAACAACTGGAGCAGCGGGTTGAGCAACTGGAAGGGACCCGCCCGCAGACGATCATGCCGACATATCCCCAGGTGCAGTTGCGAGATTTGCAGCAGAACGTGACTCCTCCAGCTACGATTCCTCCGGGCTGGAAAGAGCAGCAGATTAACGGGATGAAATATTACATCGTCCCGCTCCAGTCATCCCAGGTGGAAAGCGACATCAAAAGCGTTGCCCCCAGGCTGCCTCGGAAGGCGGATCCAATCCGGTAAAATCGGTACTATCGATGCGTTGTGGATACGTCCGGGGAGACGGGCGTCTACCAGCTCTGCAAATCGGTGAAACTGGCAAGAATCTAATAGGAATTGCCCCCGGGGGCGATTAAGATGGCAGAATGATCACCGTTTCATGATTTTGCCTCCCTGATATTGCCGCACCAAAGACGATGACAGCTCCCGTTTCTCGACCAGCCAACAGTATGAGCATGCGGATTCTCGTCTGGGGAACTCCCCTGTTCTTCTCCCTGTTGATCCTCGTACAGACTGGTGCCTTTCGCACGGTGAAAAGCCCGACTTTTGACGAGACGTTTTACCTGAGTGCAGCCCTGCAGACAGTACATCAGGGGGAACTGGATCAGCGTCTGCCTCGCAAGGGAGTGGCACCGCTGCCGATTCTGTTGAATTACTATCCGGCAGTCTGGGCCACCGGTGGCGTTTCGCGCGCCTTTATCTGGAAGGGGGAACTGACCGATCCTCCGCTGATCAACCGGGCCCGATTGATGAATGCTCTGCTGGTCGGTATTTCCAGCATGCTCGTAGTATATCTGTGGCTGTATCGACGTCGGGGATACCTGGCCGGATTACTGGGGGCGGCTCTGCTGGTGTTCTCGCCAGTGATGCTGGCTCATTTTTCTCTGGCCACGACGGACTCCTGTTTTACGCTGATGGCACTGCTCGCCCTGGCGGCTTTGACCGGCTACTGGAAACGCCCGCTGATCCGTACCCTGTTCTGGGTAGCATTGACGGTAGCACTGGCGATTTCCGCCAAGTACTCGGGTATTTTTCTACTGCCATGCGTGCTGGTTGTGGTCATCCTGGCGGCAGCACAGCAGCAGCTTAAGGGGGTTTCCCCGTCACAGCTGTGGAAGTTGTGTCAGCGTGTGATTGTTGTATTTACGCTGTTTTTGTTGCTGATGATTCCATTCACCTGGGCCTTTCATCTGTTCGCTTTCGCGGGACCGTTGAAAGCGGTTCCCTATGCCCGCACGCAGGACGATTCACCCTGGATCCGCATTCTCGGCCGCGGCACTACGGCGCAGAAGATCATGGAACTTGCTCACCGCGAGCTCCAAAGTCCGGCTCCCCTGTGGGGCATTCTGCATCAGATCGAACACAACTCGGAGGGACACCCGGCGTATCTCCACGGCGAGGTCTCTCTGGATGGGTGGTGGTATTATTTCCTGCTGGTCTGGCTCTGGAAAAGCACGCCGGTCGAACTGGTCTTCACCGTGCTGACACTGATTCTGATTCCCTTTTTGTGGCAGCCTGCCAGGAAAAATCTGCTGCCCATTTTAGCCCGGGATCAGACCGAAGCGCCCTCCACTGAAGACGAAACCTCAGAGACCGCGCCTACGCCACACGCGCCCTGTGTCTGGTTGCTGGCGGGAGCGGTACTGCTAACACTGGCGTTGATGAGCCGATTGAATCTGGGGCAACGTTACCTGCTGATTTTCTATCCGCTGTTGATTCTGTTTACCGTCGATCAGATCTGGCCCTGGCTGCAGAAGAAGAAAGCAGTGCTCTACCTGTTTTGTGGCGGTTGTATCCTGTTTCAGATTATTGCGCTGCAGACTGTCAGGCCACACTACCTGTCGTATTTCAATCGACTCGCCGGCGGTCCCGAGTCGGGCTATCAGTACCTGCTCGATTCCAATCTGGACTGGGGACAGGATCTGCCCGCGGCCAGAGCGGCCCTGGAGGAACTTTCCCCCGCAGACCGGGAACGTTGTCTGATCTGCTATTTTGGCACCGCGTTGCCGGAATCGTATGGGATTAAAGCCTTCAATATGCGGGAGCGGATGCCGACCAATCCTGAAGATTGGAAGTATCTTGTGATCTCGGCCAACTATCTGCAAGGTCTGTATTCCGGGAAAGACCCTTATCAGGATTTTCGTTCGCTGATTCCCCTGAAGCGGGTCGGTTACTCCATGTTCCTGTTTGACCTGCAGAGCCCCGAAGCCCGGCAGGCCCTCGAGACGGTGATTCAGGTCAGCATCGAAATGCGGAAAGAGTACGAGCAACGAGTCAAAGCACAATCGCAGGCAGAGGAAGACGAGCCGGGGCAGCGCTGACGGTAGACTGGTGGAATCCACTTAATCTTCGCTCGCGTGCTCCCGTACACTCTCATCCGGACTGCGGGGTGGTTATACTGTCGGCTGGCCCTTTGGGGCTGAGAACTTACCAGATCAGCACGCAGGCGACAGGCAAACATGCTTGAAAAAATGCCTGCAACAGGACACCGATAGAGACCCATGGAACTGACCCCGACCGAACTCAAACGCCTCGACGACCAGACGCTGCTCATCACCTGGAGCGACGGACAGCGGAAACGCTATGCTGTCTCTGACCTGCGTAAGGCTTGCCCCTGTGTGATGTGTCGCAATGAACGCAAGGCGGCCGAACACGCTCCCCAGCAGCTGACAATTCTGGCCCCGACCGAACTGGCACCGCTCAAGATCGACCGCATGGCACTGGCGGGAAACTACGCCTACCGCATCACCTTCAGCGATGGCCACAACACGGGCCTGTTTACCTTCGAGCACCTGCGTCAGCTGGGTGAAGTGGTTGAGTAGGCCTCAGTCCTGCTTCTGCCATTTCAGGGTGGTTAAATCGAGTTCGTAGACGTCTGGATTCTCCACTTGATCTGTCTCTTCAGCCGGGGTCGCGAGTTGCTGAGTGCCCCCCTCCACGCGGATGACATTCCGCTGTGGATCGTAGTTGGCGCGGTGCCGAAAGATCCAGCCGGGGTTTGTCCCTGTGGTCTCCAGTTTTTCAATCTGCCAGGTGTCTGT
This window harbors:
- a CDS encoding DUF1501 domain-containing protein, with translation MQNMTDQLTMQVNRRSFLRQNTAGVGLAALATLLQESQAENLRAAEPKPTVTSGLHFPARAKRVIYLSQSGAPSQLDLFDYKPGLKKFHKTELPDSIRQGQRLTGMTSGQKSFPIAASMFKFAQLGESGTWMSELLPHTAKIADEICVVKSLFTEAINHDPAITFLQTGSIQAGRPSMGSWISYGLGSENRDLPTFVALTSGAGGQPLYDRLWGSGFLPTKHQGVKFRRSSDPVLFLSNPPGIDSELRREMLDELGTLNRIALEEKGDPEIATRISQYELAFRMQTSVPELADLSQESAETFDLYGEQAKQPGTYAANCLLARRLAERGVRFIQLYHRGWDHHLNLPSKIKQLTGETDQATAALILDLKQRGMLDDTLVVWAGEFGRTVYCQGTLTASNYGRDHHPRCFTVWAAGGGMKPGMTYGATDDFSYNITENPLPVHDLNATILHCLGIDHKKLTFKFQGRDYRLTDVHGNVAQPLLS
- a CDS encoding DUF971 domain-containing protein, with the translated sequence MELTPTELKRLDDQTLLITWSDGQRKRYAVSDLRKACPCVMCRNERKAAEHAPQQLTILAPTELAPLKIDRMALAGNYAYRITFSDGHNTGLFTFEHLRQLGEVVE
- a CDS encoding phospholipid carrier-dependent glycosyltransferase, whose translation is MTAPVSRPANSMSMRILVWGTPLFFSLLILVQTGAFRTVKSPTFDETFYLSAALQTVHQGELDQRLPRKGVAPLPILLNYYPAVWATGGVSRAFIWKGELTDPPLINRARLMNALLVGISSMLVVYLWLYRRRGYLAGLLGAALLVFSPVMLAHFSLATTDSCFTLMALLALAALTGYWKRPLIRTLFWVALTVALAISAKYSGIFLLPCVLVVVILAAAQQQLKGVSPSQLWKLCQRVIVVFTLFLLLMIPFTWAFHLFAFAGPLKAVPYARTQDDSPWIRILGRGTTAQKIMELAHRELQSPAPLWGILHQIEHNSEGHPAYLHGEVSLDGWWYYFLLVWLWKSTPVELVFTVLTLILIPFLWQPARKNLLPILARDQTEAPSTEDETSETAPTPHAPCVWLLAGAVLLTLALMSRLNLGQRYLLIFYPLLILFTVDQIWPWLQKKKAVLYLFCGGCILFQIIALQTVRPHYLSYFNRLAGGPESGYQYLLDSNLDWGQDLPAARAALEELSPADRERCLICYFGTALPESYGIKAFNMRERMPTNPEDWKYLVISANYLQGLYSGKDPYQDFRSLIPLKRVGYSMFLFDLQSPEARQALETVIQVSIEMRKEYEQRVKAQSQAEEDEPGQR